The following proteins come from a genomic window of Terriglobales bacterium:
- a CDS encoding ABC transporter permease, with product MRNVWLVIQREYLEKVRTKAFLFTTMFIPALMGLSIFLPTKMATMKSNKVTHIVVVASSQATGDAIRSQLAERSQDIGGKYAVDVDLTASDAERAALAAKVKGGELDGFLWATDDALTARSVTYTARNVSDFFEAAVLKSAVTMARMQSRLTRHGVGAQELQDILKSVDIKVETGEKKSSGEFMFIFTFILGAMLFTTVLVYGISVMRSVLEEKNSRVMEVLLSALTPKELMAGKIIGVAAVGLTQIAIWAALGAVLGGPYALAARGALQGVSIPPATLIFFAVFFLLGYLLYSSMYAALGALVSTDQEGQQLQIVVMGPLLFAYLMMFGVLRQPNATFSLVLSLVPFFAPLLMYMRIMVQPPPAWQVALSIALMIATIYGMVSLCARIYRIGILMYGKRPTLPEIWKWLRYT from the coding sequence ATGCGTAACGTCTGGCTGGTGATCCAGCGCGAGTACCTGGAGAAGGTGCGCACCAAGGCCTTCCTCTTCACCACCATGTTCATCCCCGCGCTGATGGGGCTGAGCATCTTCCTGCCCACCAAGATGGCGACCATGAAGAGCAATAAGGTCACGCACATCGTGGTGGTGGCCTCCAGCCAGGCCACCGGCGACGCCATCCGCTCCCAACTCGCCGAACGCTCCCAGGACATCGGCGGGAAATACGCGGTGGACGTGGACCTGACCGCCAGCGACGCCGAGCGCGCCGCCCTGGCCGCCAAGGTCAAGGGCGGCGAGCTCGACGGCTTCTTGTGGGCCACCGACGACGCCCTCACCGCCCGCTCCGTCACCTACACTGCCCGCAACGTCAGCGACTTCTTCGAAGCCGCGGTGCTGAAGTCGGCCGTGACCATGGCGCGCATGCAGTCGCGCCTGACCCGCCACGGCGTCGGCGCCCAGGAGCTCCAGGACATCCTCAAAAGCGTGGATATCAAGGTCGAGACCGGGGAGAAGAAGTCGAGCGGCGAGTTCATGTTCATCTTCACCTTCATCCTGGGAGCGATGCTGTTCACCACCGTGCTGGTGTACGGCATTTCCGTCATGCGCTCGGTGCTGGAGGAGAAGAACTCGCGGGTGATGGAGGTCCTGCTCTCCGCTCTCACTCCCAAGGAGCTGATGGCCGGCAAGATCATCGGCGTGGCCGCCGTCGGGCTGACCCAGATCGCCATCTGGGCGGCACTGGGCGCGGTGCTGGGGGGGCCCTACGCGCTCGCCGCCCGCGGCGCGCTTCAGGGAGTCAGCATCCCGCCCGCGACCCTGATCTTCTTCGCCGTCTTCTTCCTGCTGGGCTACCTGCTCTACAGCTCCATGTATGCCGCCCTGGGTGCACTGGTCAGCACCGACCAGGAGGGCCAGCAGTTGCAGATCGTGGTCATGGGCCCGCTGCTCTTCGCCTACCTGATGATGTTCGGGGTGCTGCGCCAGCCCAACGCCACCTTCTCGTTGGTGCTCTCCCTGGTGCCCTTCTTCGCGCCCCTGCTGATGTATATGCGCATCATGGTGCAGCCGCCGCCCGCCTGGCAGGTCGCGCTCTCCATCGCGCTGATGATCGCCACCATCTACGGCATGGTCTCGCTCTGCGCCCGCATCTATCGCATCGGCATCCTGATGTACGGCAAGCGCCCCACCTTGCCCGAGATCTGGAAGTGGCTGCGCTACACCTAG